The Fulvivirga ligni genome window below encodes:
- a CDS encoding energy transducer TonB translates to MKNINKFDINMYTVLFIGALAFMIFIAGCDSPKSHDEDETDSTEMSLDENDMDVNPTTTNNSANASTPDATMQSYVDRYPNMEYSYIQTEDGNIATLKGNYQVKVDGIDNDDDMDEFIKFVEQNYANKELSRKEYNKNIEEEAEPKNGFDAYYRALKNNIEYPEDALDEEVGGTVFVEFIVDENGKVTNVTPMEAMYYTKNKKYMEEFDQAAVEAIKKTDWNWTPAKQGDKPVKMKLEIPITFAANS, encoded by the coding sequence ATGAAAAACATCAATAAGTTCGATATCAACATGTATACAGTGCTTTTTATAGGAGCATTAGCATTCATGATCTTTATAGCTGGCTGTGATTCACCTAAAAGCCACGATGAAGACGAGACTGATTCTACTGAAATGTCTTTAGATGAAAATGACATGGATGTAAACCCAACTACCACCAATAATTCTGCTAACGCCTCTACTCCAGATGCAACTATGCAGTCTTATGTAGATAGATATCCAAATATGGAGTATTCTTACATTCAAACAGAAGATGGAAACATTGCAACGCTGAAAGGAAACTATCAGGTTAAAGTAGATGGTATTGATAATGATGATGATATGGATGAATTCATCAAGTTTGTGGAGCAAAACTATGCTAACAAAGAATTATCAAGAAAAGAGTATAATAAGAATATAGAAGAAGAAGCTGAGCCAAAAAATGGTTTTGATGCTTACTATAGAGCTTTGAAAAACAACATTGAGTATCCTGAAGATGCTTTAGATGAAGAGGTTGGTGGTACTGTATTCGTTGAATTTATTGTAGACGAAAATGGTAAAGTAACTAACGTTACTCCAATGGAAGCCATGTATTATACTAAGAACAAAAAGTATATGGAAGAATTTGATCAGGCTGCTGTTGAAGCCATCAAAAAAACAGATTGGAACTGGACTCCTGCCAAGCAAGGTGATAAACCCGTAAAAATGAAGCTAGAGATTCCAATTACCTTTGCTGCTAATAGCTAA
- a CDS encoding response regulator transcription factor produces MKVYIADDQTLFRKGMSRLVKTFPNVTEVKEAQNGKELLDLVKEDPPQVILMDLEMPVMDGIEATEKVLSRYPDIKVIILSMHDTQQHIFYLMEIGAHAFLLKNAEPEEVQDAIVAVVKNDFYQNEIVVNALRKGAKDRKKAETRPVFNNTISLTDREKEILLLICRELTMKEISEKLSLSEKTIHNHRARIMDKTGVRNTVGLVKYAYEIGLLD; encoded by the coding sequence ATGAAGGTATATATTGCAGATGATCAGACCCTTTTCAGAAAGGGGATGAGTAGATTGGTGAAAACATTTCCAAATGTTACTGAGGTAAAAGAGGCTCAGAATGGTAAGGAACTTTTAGATTTAGTGAAAGAAGATCCTCCACAGGTGATTCTAATGGATCTGGAAATGCCGGTAATGGATGGTATTGAAGCTACGGAGAAGGTGCTGAGCCGCTATCCGGATATCAAAGTAATTATCCTATCTATGCATGATACTCAGCAGCATATCTTTTATTTAATGGAAATTGGGGCTCATGCATTTTTGCTAAAAAATGCTGAACCAGAAGAAGTGCAAGACGCTATTGTTGCAGTAGTTAAGAATGATTTCTATCAAAATGAGATCGTTGTTAATGCTTTGAGAAAAGGTGCAAAAGACCGCAAAAAGGCCGAGACCAGACCCGTTTTTAATAATACCATCAGTTTAACCGACCGCGAAAAAGAAATTCTTTTACTTATCTGTAGAGAATTGACAATGAAGGAAATAAGTGAGAAATTGTCACTTTCTGAAAAGACTATACATAACCATAGAGCCCGAATTATGGACAAGACGGGTGTGCGAAATACGGTAGGTCTGGTAAAGTACGCATATGAAATAGGTTTACTTGACTAA
- a CDS encoding homoserine kinase, whose protein sequence is MKTIKVFAPATVANVGPGFDVLGLALDGIGDELEVTLNDSKEITIHPIAGFEDLPVDPKKNVVGVAIQALLDDLDATHGFDIKISKRVMPGSGLGSSASSSAAAAFAANELLGQPFSKKQLVKFAMEGERCASGKAHADNVTPAILGGFTIVRSYTPLDVVNVPFPDELFVVVVHPQIEVKTSDSKRILKKDVSLETAIGQWGNVAGLIAGLASSDYDLIGRSLEDYIVEPIRSVLIPGYDGAKSLALEHGALGCSISGSGPSIFALTKGKEVAEKIGERFKEYYSKLEIDHKVYVSAINAEGAKVI, encoded by the coding sequence ATGAAAACAATAAAAGTTTTTGCTCCCGCCACGGTAGCTAATGTAGGTCCGGGCTTTGATGTTTTGGGTTTAGCCTTAGATGGCATCGGCGATGAATTGGAAGTAACGCTAAATGACAGCAAGGAAATCACCATTCATCCGATAGCTGGCTTTGAAGATTTGCCTGTAGATCCTAAAAAAAATGTAGTTGGTGTGGCCATCCAAGCTTTGCTGGACGATCTGGACGCTACCCATGGCTTTGATATTAAAATAAGCAAAAGAGTAATGCCAGGCAGTGGCCTGGGCTCAAGTGCTTCAAGCTCTGCCGCGGCCGCTTTTGCCGCTAACGAACTTCTAGGTCAGCCTTTTTCAAAAAAGCAACTGGTTAAATTTGCCATGGAAGGAGAACGCTGCGCTTCAGGAAAGGCCCATGCAGACAACGTAACTCCGGCCATCCTAGGAGGGTTTACCATAGTCAGAAGCTATACACCACTGGACGTGGTGAACGTTCCCTTCCCAGATGAGCTGTTTGTGGTGGTAGTTCACCCTCAGATAGAAGTCAAAACTTCTGACTCTAAGCGAATTCTCAAAAAGGATGTGAGTCTGGAAACTGCCATCGGACAGTGGGGCAATGTAGCAGGATTAATTGCAGGGCTAGCCTCTAGCGACTACGATCTTATTGGTCGATCTCTCGAAGACTATATTGTAGAGCCCATTCGCTCCGTTCTCATTCCGGGTTACGACGGTGCCAAATCACTGGCGCTAGAGCATGGCGCACTCGGGTGCAGCATCTCCGGTTCTGGCCCATCAATATTTGCCCTTACTAAAGGAAAAGAGGTCGCAGAAAAGATAGGTGAGCGGTTTAAAGAATACTATTCAAAATTAGAAATTGATCATAAAGTGTACGTTTCAGCCATTAATGCTGAAGGCGCTAAAGTAATATAA
- a CDS encoding response regulator — MMERKSIMIIHPDEQARRKMHSILSHFDFQLTYANDGLHGIYGAKEVSPDLLITCIDIAVLDGLDMVSMLRNEKTTQHIKTIFLHSELNLDYIRTARNLEASAFLIKPYLDNTLIYAIKKALGESDLSVNKQRRALTYDECKTQHLAEIGYA, encoded by the coding sequence ATGATGGAACGTAAAAGCATCATGATTATTCATCCTGATGAGCAAGCAAGAAGAAAGATGCACAGTATCCTGTCGCATTTTGATTTTCAGCTCACCTACGCCAATGATGGCCTTCACGGCATCTATGGCGCAAAAGAAGTCAGTCCTGATCTTCTTATTACCTGTATTGACATTGCAGTTCTGGACGGTTTAGACATGGTAAGTATGCTAAGAAATGAAAAAACTACTCAGCATATTAAGACCATATTTTTGCACTCAGAATTAAACCTTGATTATATAAGAACGGCCAGAAATTTAGAAGCCAGTGCCTTTTTAATCAAGCCTTATTTAGACAACACTTTGATCTATGCTATTAAGAAAGCATTAGGAGAGAGTGACTTAAGTGTAAATAAGCAGCGAAGAGCTTTAACTTATGACGAGTGTAAAACTCAGCACCTTGCTGAGATTGGCTACGCTTAA
- a CDS encoding fructosamine kinase family protein, giving the protein MQIPNEILEYCKQTIGVPSGFSPASGGCINNGGTVKTAQGMFFIKWNDAKRFPNMFTVESKGLGLLAQTKAIKIPEVMSVYEGESYSCLILENIQASLKTSDYNSKLGEGLADIHHHSNETYGLEHTNYIGSLFQYNHPSENWPEFFYHQRIKPQVDLALSNKQLSQADADQFHLLKEKLSQLLPSEKPSLIHGDLWGGNVMTDSQGEPVLIDPAVAYSHREMDIAMTRLFGSFDQEFYDAYHSSYPLVSGFEDRLDLYNLYPVLVHVNLFGGSYRNQAMRIVLKYTK; this is encoded by the coding sequence ATGCAAATTCCAAATGAGATATTAGAATATTGTAAACAAACCATAGGAGTTCCTTCAGGATTTAGCCCTGCCTCCGGCGGCTGTATAAATAATGGAGGCACGGTAAAAACAGCTCAAGGAATGTTTTTCATCAAATGGAATGATGCGAAGAGATTCCCAAACATGTTTACAGTGGAAAGTAAAGGTCTTGGGCTGCTAGCACAAACCAAGGCCATTAAAATTCCCGAGGTGATGTCTGTCTACGAAGGTGAGAGCTATTCCTGCCTCATCCTGGAAAATATTCAAGCTTCCTTGAAAACTTCGGATTATAATAGCAAACTGGGAGAGGGATTAGCCGATATTCACCATCACTCTAATGAAACATATGGCCTGGAACATACGAATTACATTGGTTCACTTTTTCAATATAACCACCCCTCTGAAAACTGGCCAGAGTTCTTTTATCATCAGCGAATAAAACCCCAGGTTGACTTGGCTCTTAGCAACAAGCAACTTTCCCAAGCAGATGCAGATCAATTTCATCTATTAAAAGAAAAACTGTCACAACTTTTACCTTCGGAAAAGCCCAGCCTCATTCATGGTGATCTTTGGGGAGGTAATGTAATGACTGACTCGCAGGGAGAGCCTGTGCTAATAGACCCGGCAGTAGCATACTCACACAGGGAAATGGACATCGCTATGACCAGACTTTTCGGAAGTTTCGACCAGGAGTTTTATGATGCATACCACAGCAGTTATCCGCTAGTTTCCGGATTTGAAGATCGCCTGGACTTATACAACCTATACCCAGTGCTAGTGCATGTCAATCTATTCGGTGGTAGTTATAGAAACCAAGCCATGCGTATTGTATTAAAATATACTAAATGA
- the thrA gene encoding bifunctional aspartate kinase/homoserine dehydrogenase I, protein MQVLKFGGTSVASAKNIALVKDILLEKKENGNLVAVVSALGGVTTLLVNASIMASNGDTEYLKLLSEVEKKHIKTTQELISVKNQGKTLGKVKIFLNDLEDICRGVFLIQELSSKTSDKILGFGERLSSTIITDYLTDGGLSATLANPHEFIITDNNYGRANVDFNITSPKVQEYFSSNNSIYICPGFIASSRDNQSTTLGRGGSDYTAAILASSLGAPELEIWTDVSGMMTADPRLVRSAYVIKDISYDEAMELSHFGAKVIYPPTIQPALEKGIPIRIKNTFKKEDEGTLISAKASTNGKLIKGLSCIQNIALLNLSGSGMVGIPDFSHRLFRALSNAKVNVVLITQASSEHTICVGIDAADASRSQGAIENEFAFELASRKINPIEFEKDLAIIALVGSNMKEQVGVSGNMFSVLGQNGVNIKAIAQGSSEKNISVVVNAVEVKKALNSLHESFFLSEKKVINVFMIGVGNVGSALIEQLRKQKAYLSQHHHIDLRVVALANSRKMYFQERGIDLKEWKEKLDAEGEAMSTNVFLKQMADLNLRNSIFIDNTANSDIASVYQGVLKESISIVTPNKIACTNSYQEYLDLKQTALKYKAKFLFETNVGAGLPVINTLNDLIKSGDEIIKIQAVLSGSLNFIFNNFNESTKFADIVKQAQVEGYTEPDPRIDLSGVDVKRKILILIRESGLNMEIDDIPSRPFIPEDCMQAPTIDGFFSKLEEHEATFQKMIADAKKAGKKIKYVATFNKGKAETGVQLIESSHPLYNLEGKDNIVLFTTKRYPEQPLVVKGAGAGAEVTASGIFADIMRIANAT, encoded by the coding sequence ATGCAGGTTTTAAAATTCGGTGGTACTTCAGTAGCATCAGCCAAAAACATAGCCCTCGTTAAAGATATACTCCTGGAAAAGAAAGAGAACGGAAACCTAGTTGCTGTGGTTTCTGCACTTGGTGGTGTAACTACTCTACTAGTAAACGCTTCCATCATGGCTTCCAATGGAGATACAGAATATTTAAAATTACTTTCTGAAGTAGAAAAGAAACATATCAAGACCACCCAGGAGCTTATCTCAGTTAAGAATCAAGGAAAGACATTAGGCAAGGTTAAAATATTCCTCAATGACCTGGAAGATATTTGCAGAGGAGTTTTCCTTATTCAGGAGCTATCATCCAAAACCAGTGATAAAATATTAGGGTTTGGTGAAAGGCTTTCTTCCACCATTATCACTGACTACCTGACCGATGGTGGACTTTCAGCCACTCTGGCCAACCCGCATGAATTTATCATTACTGATAATAATTACGGAAGAGCCAATGTAGATTTTAACATTACCAGCCCGAAAGTTCAAGAATATTTCAGCAGCAATAATTCAATTTATATTTGCCCGGGGTTCATTGCCTCTTCAAGAGATAACCAATCTACCACATTAGGAAGAGGTGGATCGGACTATACTGCAGCTATTCTGGCTTCATCGCTTGGCGCACCTGAATTAGAAATCTGGACTGATGTAAGTGGTATGATGACTGCGGACCCCAGGCTGGTAAGATCTGCATATGTGATAAAAGACATTTCATATGATGAAGCCATGGAGCTCTCTCATTTTGGTGCCAAGGTAATCTATCCACCAACCATCCAGCCTGCTTTGGAAAAAGGCATTCCTATAAGGATAAAAAACACTTTTAAAAAGGAAGATGAGGGCACACTTATCTCTGCCAAAGCATCCACTAATGGTAAGCTAATCAAAGGATTATCTTGCATCCAAAACATTGCACTATTGAACTTATCAGGAAGCGGCATGGTAGGAATACCAGATTTTTCGCATCGTTTATTTAGGGCTTTGAGTAATGCCAAAGTAAATGTAGTGCTTATAACTCAAGCGTCATCAGAGCACACTATATGTGTAGGAATAGATGCTGCAGATGCATCTCGCTCACAAGGTGCTATTGAGAATGAGTTTGCCTTCGAACTAGCTTCTCGTAAGATTAACCCAATTGAATTTGAGAAAGATCTGGCCATTATTGCTTTGGTAGGTTCTAATATGAAAGAGCAAGTTGGTGTTAGCGGAAACATGTTCAGCGTATTAGGTCAAAACGGAGTGAATATCAAGGCAATAGCTCAAGGATCTTCTGAAAAGAATATTTCTGTAGTGGTTAATGCTGTAGAAGTTAAAAAAGCATTGAACAGCTTACACGAAAGCTTCTTCCTCTCCGAGAAAAAAGTGATTAATGTGTTTATGATTGGGGTAGGAAATGTTGGTTCAGCATTGATAGAGCAGCTTAGAAAACAAAAAGCCTATTTATCACAACATCATCATATAGATTTGAGAGTAGTGGCTCTGGCCAACAGCCGAAAGATGTATTTCCAGGAGCGTGGCATAGATCTCAAGGAATGGAAAGAAAAGCTGGATGCTGAAGGCGAGGCCATGTCTACCAATGTATTCTTAAAGCAAATGGCTGACCTTAATCTAAGAAACAGCATCTTCATTGATAACACAGCAAATTCTGACATTGCTTCTGTATATCAAGGAGTACTCAAAGAAAGTATTTCTATTGTAACACCAAATAAAATAGCTTGTACCAATTCTTATCAAGAGTATCTAGACCTAAAGCAGACGGCACTAAAGTATAAAGCCAAGTTTCTCTTTGAGACCAATGTTGGAGCAGGCCTTCCGGTTATCAACACCTTAAATGATTTAATCAAAAGTGGTGATGAGATCATAAAAATTCAGGCCGTTTTATCTGGAAGTTTGAACTTCATCTTCAATAATTTCAACGAGAGCACCAAGTTCGCTGACATTGTAAAACAAGCACAAGTAGAAGGCTACACCGAGCCGGATCCAAGAATAGATCTAAGTGGTGTGGACGTAAAAAGAAAAATACTTATTCTCATAAGAGAAAGCGGTTTGAATATGGAAATTGATGATATCCCTTCCCGACCATTTATACCTGAAGATTGCATGCAGGCTCCAACTATCGACGGATTCTTTAGCAAACTGGAAGAGCATGAGGCTACGTTTCAGAAAATGATAGCTGACGCTAAAAAGGCCGGTAAGAAGATAAAATATGTAGCCACTTTCAATAAGGGTAAAGCCGAAACAGGTGTTCAACTCATTGAAAGTTCTCATCCGCTGTACAATCTGGAGGGCAAGGACAATATTGTACTTTTCACTACAAAAAGGTATCCTGAACAGCCATTGGTAGTAAAAGGAGCCGGTGCCGGAGCAGAAGTTACAGCTAGTGGAATATTTGCAGACATTATGAGAATAGCCAACGCCACCTGA
- the thrC gene encoding threonine synthase: protein MQYYSTKREVAPVSFREAVIKGLPDDNGLYMPESIHKLPQEFFNNLRSKSLAEIGLTVAAPLVSEDIPQAELEQIISDTLNFDIPANKVKDNIYALELFHGPTLAFKDVGARFLARCLSYFSKDESQKVTVIVATSGDTGSAVAHGFLGVENVDVVILYPKGKVSYLQEKQLTTLGQNITALEIEGTFDDCQRLVKSAFLDKELNQKMKLTSANSINIARLIPQSFYYYWAQAQLSGQDLVFSVPSGNYGNLTAGLLAKKMGLAIKGFVASSNANDIVPKYLKTGNYAPTASVSTISNAMDVGNPSNFYRLQEIYGHSWDNVIKDIKGYSFTDAETKEAMKAVHDETGYVLDPHGAVGYLGLQKYLSNNKNVTGVFLETAHPSKFKDTVEEVIGTVDIPERLAKYASLEKKSKEMSADFNEFKSYLMGR from the coding sequence ATGCAGTATTATAGCACAAAAAGAGAAGTAGCCCCAGTTAGCTTTAGAGAAGCTGTAATAAAAGGACTTCCTGATGACAACGGACTTTACATGCCTGAGTCAATACACAAATTACCTCAAGAGTTTTTCAACAACCTTCGTTCTAAATCCTTAGCTGAAATAGGTTTAACAGTGGCTGCACCCCTGGTGAGTGAAGACATTCCTCAGGCGGAGTTAGAACAAATAATTTCAGACACACTAAACTTTGACATTCCAGCTAATAAGGTAAAAGATAATATTTACGCCTTAGAGCTATTTCATGGACCTACTCTGGCTTTTAAGGATGTGGGGGCCAGATTCCTTGCAAGGTGCTTAAGTTATTTTTCAAAGGATGAATCCCAGAAAGTAACAGTAATTGTAGCCACCTCAGGAGACACAGGTAGCGCCGTTGCCCATGGATTTTTAGGTGTAGAAAATGTTGATGTAGTTATTTTATACCCGAAAGGAAAAGTGAGCTACCTGCAAGAAAAACAGCTTACTACACTAGGACAAAACATAACCGCACTGGAAATAGAAGGCACCTTTGACGATTGCCAGCGACTGGTTAAATCTGCGTTTTTAGATAAAGAGCTCAATCAAAAAATGAAGCTCACATCTGCCAATTCTATTAATATAGCCAGATTAATTCCTCAATCATTTTATTACTACTGGGCACAAGCACAACTATCTGGTCAAGATTTAGTTTTTTCTGTTCCAAGCGGCAACTACGGTAATCTTACTGCTGGCCTATTAGCTAAAAAAATGGGTCTGGCTATAAAAGGCTTCGTGGCATCCTCTAACGCTAATGACATAGTGCCAAAATATTTAAAAACTGGAAACTATGCTCCTACAGCATCAGTATCAACCATTTCTAATGCTATGGATGTGGGTAATCCGAGTAACTTTTATAGACTGCAGGAAATTTATGGCCATAGCTGGGATAATGTGATAAAAGACATAAAAGGTTACAGCTTTACTGATGCTGAGACAAAAGAAGCTATGAAGGCTGTTCATGATGAAACCGGGTACGTTCTAGATCCCCATGGAGCTGTAGGATACCTTGGACTTCAAAAATATCTATCAAATAATAAGAATGTGACTGGAGTATTTTTAGAAACAGCACATCCATCAAAATTCAAGGACACTGTAGAAGAAGTGATTGGAACAGTGGATATTCCTGAACGACTAGCAAAGTACGCCTCTCTAGAAAAGAAAAGTAAAGAAATGTCAGCTGACTTTAATGAATTTAAATCCTATTTGATGGGGAGATAA
- a CDS encoding sensor histidine kinase, whose amino-acid sequence MDSESTNLILILVLGTAGMLILAGGIIFFVVYYQKKMLQNKIHTQQLEAEYQKELLKSTLESQEKERRRIATELHDGVGAMLSATKLCINMMKNGTIPMEELDLAMVDAKEMLDDTIETVRRISKDLLPASLEIFGLSKALSELCEKLSTRETPINFYEIGEKVKLNAEDELLLYRIIQELINNALKHAQASSVKVSINWNYPIEVVVSDDGKGFDLLKTKEDVKRGIGLYNIENRVSLLNGEVKFDSAVNEGTRISIVIGG is encoded by the coding sequence ATGGATAGCGAATCTACCAATCTTATACTTATTCTAGTGCTTGGCACTGCGGGCATGCTGATTCTGGCAGGTGGCATTATTTTCTTTGTGGTTTATTATCAAAAGAAAATGCTTCAAAATAAAATTCATACTCAACAATTAGAGGCTGAGTATCAGAAGGAACTCCTAAAATCAACCCTTGAGTCTCAGGAAAAAGAAAGAAGAAGAATAGCCACGGAACTTCATGATGGTGTGGGGGCCATGCTTTCCGCTACTAAGCTCTGTATCAATATGATGAAGAATGGAACCATCCCCATGGAGGAACTCGATCTGGCCATGGTAGATGCTAAAGAAATGCTGGATGATACCATTGAAACTGTAAGAAGAATATCTAAAGATTTACTTCCGGCCTCCCTGGAAATCTTTGGTTTGAGCAAGGCTTTAAGTGAGTTATGTGAAAAATTATCTACACGAGAAACACCTATAAATTTTTATGAGATTGGAGAAAAAGTTAAATTAAATGCAGAGGACGAACTTCTACTTTACAGAATAATTCAAGAATTAATCAACAATGCGCTTAAACATGCGCAAGCCTCATCGGTTAAAGTAAGTATTAATTGGAATTATCCTATTGAAGTGGTGGTGAGTGATGACGGTAAAGGCTTCGATTTGCTGAAAACAAAGGAGGATGTAAAGAGAGGAATAGGGTTGTATAACATAGAAAATAGGGTGAGTTTATTAAATGGCGAGGTGAAGTTCGATAGTGCAGTGAATGAAGGTACTCGCATCAGTATTGTTATAGGAGGCTAA
- a CDS encoding trans-sulfuration enzyme family protein, with amino-acid sequence MSKQSKSTICVHAGTKVDPATKGMNTPIYTSTAYDYVDVDLYAYPRYFNTPNQRAVAEKVAQLENGEAATIFSSGMAAISTALFAQLKTGDHAIFQNDLYGGTHNAITTELTRYGIEFTLVDSLEPEAYAKAIKSNTKVIYIETPSNPLLKIVDIKAIADIGKSHNVITLIDNTFASPINQNPIDLGIDIVLHSGTKYLGGHSDLSCGVVVASKSINDKLWDSAIHFGGSLEPQSCYLLERSMKTLALRVKQQNENALKIAQHLEQHKLINNVYYPGLTNHPQHDLAKSQMKGFGGMLSFEVPGNPDKFVKSLSLIKSAMSLGGVESTITSPSQTSHSKISKEEREKVGISDQLLRFSVGIEEADDLINDLEKALHANSK; translated from the coding sequence ATGAGTAAACAATCTAAATCTACTATCTGCGTACATGCCGGAACAAAAGTTGATCCCGCCACCAAAGGAATGAATACCCCCATCTACACCTCCACCGCTTATGATTATGTAGATGTAGATTTGTATGCATATCCTCGTTATTTCAACACTCCTAATCAGAGAGCAGTAGCAGAGAAAGTAGCACAGCTGGAAAACGGTGAAGCTGCTACCATATTCAGTTCAGGAATGGCAGCTATTTCCACGGCCTTATTCGCTCAGCTGAAAACCGGTGATCATGCTATTTTTCAGAATGACCTTTATGGTGGCACTCATAATGCCATTACAACGGAGTTAACCCGCTATGGGATAGAATTTACCCTGGTAGATAGTCTGGAGCCTGAAGCTTATGCTAAAGCCATAAAGAGCAATACAAAAGTCATTTACATTGAAACACCGTCCAATCCACTATTAAAAATTGTGGACATAAAAGCGATTGCTGACATAGGGAAAAGCCACAATGTAATTACTCTGATAGACAATACCTTCGCCTCACCTATCAATCAAAACCCTATTGATTTAGGAATAGACATAGTGCTTCATAGCGGCACCAAGTATCTGGGAGGCCATAGTGACCTGAGCTGCGGCGTGGTGGTTGCCAGCAAATCAATCAATGACAAGCTATGGGATTCTGCCATTCATTTTGGAGGTAGCCTTGAGCCTCAGTCATGCTATTTGCTAGAAAGAAGCATGAAGACCTTGGCGCTAAGAGTGAAGCAGCAAAATGAAAATGCGCTTAAAATAGCGCAACATTTGGAACAGCATAAACTTATTAATAATGTCTACTACCCAGGTCTAACTAACCATCCACAACATGATTTAGCCAAAAGCCAAATGAAAGGCTTTGGAGGCATGCTATCATTTGAGGTTCCTGGTAATCCGGATAAGTTTGTGAAAAGTCTTTCTTTAATAAAATCGGCCATGAGTCTTGGAGGGGTAGAATCTACCATTACATCTCCTTCACAGACTTCTCATTCTAAAATATCTAAGGAGGAAAGAGAAAAAGTGGGTATTTCTGATCAATTGTTAAGGTTCTCTGTTGGTATAGAAGAGGCCGATGACCTTATCAATGATTTAGAAAAAGCACTTCATGCAAATTCCAAATGA
- a CDS encoding hydrogen peroxide-inducible genes activator, with the protein MTLIQFEYIIAVDNYRHFGKAAESCFVTQPTLSMQIQKLEDQLGVLIFDRSKQPVAPTDLGKRIIEQARLALHESKKIQELVAEEKGEVAGEVRIGIIPTLSPYLLPLFINSFIENYPNVRIKVEELKTQEVVKKLNNSQLDIGVIVTPLNDPNLVTKPIFYEEFYGYVSHRSSLFNEKTLHVEALPANEIWLLNEGHCFRDQVLNLCHSYQDKDTQFKYESGSLEALKKIVDKNGGFTLLPELATLDFDKASKNKLRNFEDPKPVREVSLVMHKSYLKRKLVEALHKEILDAIPDYINIQKHGEVIKWK; encoded by the coding sequence ATGACTTTAATTCAATTCGAATATATAATTGCCGTTGATAATTACAGACATTTTGGGAAAGCTGCTGAGTCGTGCTTTGTTACACAGCCGACTTTAAGTATGCAGATTCAAAAACTGGAAGATCAATTAGGTGTATTAATATTTGATAGAAGTAAGCAGCCAGTAGCACCCACTGATTTAGGTAAGAGAATTATTGAGCAAGCAAGACTTGCACTCCATGAATCAAAAAAAATACAGGAACTTGTAGCTGAGGAAAAAGGCGAAGTAGCTGGTGAAGTGAGGATTGGGATAATACCAACATTAAGTCCTTATCTATTACCGCTATTTATTAACAGCTTTATTGAAAACTATCCGAATGTTAGGATTAAGGTAGAAGAGCTTAAAACACAAGAGGTAGTAAAAAAACTGAATAATAGCCAGCTAGATATTGGAGTAATAGTAACACCACTGAATGATCCTAACCTGGTGACTAAACCAATATTCTATGAGGAGTTTTACGGTTACGTCTCGCACAGGAGCAGTTTATTTAATGAAAAAACACTTCATGTAGAAGCCTTACCAGCTAATGAAATCTGGCTTCTAAATGAAGGCCATTGTTTTAGAGATCAAGTACTAAACCTCTGCCATTCTTATCAGGATAAAGACACCCAATTTAAGTATGAAAGCGGCTCTTTAGAAGCCCTCAAAAAAATTGTGGATAAGAACGGTGGTTTCACATTACTACCAGAATTGGCCACCCTAGATTTTGACAAGGCCAGTAAGAATAAACTGAGGAATTTTGAAGATCCGAAACCTGTGAGAGAAGTATCTTTAGTAATGCATAAGAGCTATTTAAAAAGAAAACTAGTAGAGGCGCTACATAAAGAAATTTTAGACGCCATACCAGATTATATAAACATACAAAAGCACGGTGAAGTAATTAAATGGAAATAA